A stretch of the Argentina anserina chromosome 6, drPotAnse1.1, whole genome shotgun sequence genome encodes the following:
- the LOC126800861 gene encoding putative F-box protein At3g23260: MSGEIVVSILSRLPPKSVMRFKCVHKSWHSLIISPSFIEKHLLLCNKHSTSIFCKRFVHRDINTNEREVVCSLITFSNDDENDTHFVGEDIHIPPSFDVTTRGQFMDIEVLFAASIIGHCDGTMCIHFGLGSDKIVLWNPAIKDFKILPKQCLTNGPLNSIAFGYDPRFKDYKLINVVDPTAEVIGERLVFDIPRVEVYSLSTNSWREIKACTLETETTMFVPFSYRMYFNGLCYWIGSEKQKEFMDSYDTDGEEEWPRQVIQTFDMSTEIFDHILLPNSLCRPAMRNIFNRHVILWNESVAVFGLYCVGGPGAYGVDAYGLWVLNSLGSVKGSWIKILTLEFEVIPGLQKELVVWKSDEILMVARDGRIFTQNFEAQKFKYLPIDTVHPNNCEAVICVNSIVPVSPHKQIA, from the coding sequence ATGTCTGGAGAGATTGTGGTGTCAATCCTATCAAGGTTGCCTCCCAAATCTGTGATGCGATTCAAATGTGTGCATAAATCATGGCATTCCTTGATCATTAGTCCAAGCTTTATAGAAAAGCACCTATTGTTGTGCAATAAACACTCCACCTCCATCTTTTGCAAGCGTTTTGTCCACAGGGATATTAACACCAACGAGAGGGAAGTTGTATGCTCATTGATCACTTTTTCCAATGATGATGAGAATGACACTCATTTTGTAGGAGAGGACATTCACATTCCGCCTTCTTTTGATGTTACGACGAGGGGCCAGTTCATGGATATTGAAGTTCTATTTGCTGCATCTATAATAGGACATTGTGATGGAACTATGTGTATACATTTTGGTCTTGGTTCTGATAAGATTGTTTTATGGAATCCGGCAATCAAGGACTTCAAGATTCTTCCGAAGCAGTGCCTTACAAATGGGCCTCTAAATTCGATCGCATTTGGCTATGATCCCAGATTCAAGGATTACAAACTTATAAATGTTGTGGATCCTACTGCAGAAGTAATAGGTGAGCGACTGGTTTTTGATATTCCAAGAGTAGAAGTATACAGCTTGAGTACCAACTCTTGGAGAGAAATCAAGGCCTGTACTTTAGAAACAGAAACTACTATGTTCGTGCCATTTTCATACCGAATGTACTTCAATGGACTTTGTTACTGGATTGGATCTGAGAAACAGAAGGAATTCATGGATAGTTATGATACGGATGGTGAGGAGGAATGGCCTAGGCAGGTAATCCAGACATTTGATATGAGTACTGAAATCTTTGATCATATCTTGCTTCCCAATAGTTTATGCCGGCCAGCGATGCGGAATATTTTCAACAGGCACGTAATTTTATGGAACGAGTCTGTTGCTGTTTTTGGCCTGTATTGCGTTGGAGGTCCTGGTGCATACGGAGTTGATGCATATGGACTATGGGTATTGAATAGCTTGGGTAGTGTGAAGGGATCTTGGATCAAAATCTTAACCCTTGAGTTTGAGGTGATACCGGGCCTTCAGAAGGAACTAGTAGTTTGGAAGAGCGACGAAATTCTTATGGTTGCCAGAGATGGACGCATATTCACTCAAAACTTCGAAGCTCAAAAATTCAAGTATCTCCCTATTGACACTGTGCATCCTAACAATTGTGAAGCTGTTATTTGTGTCAATAGTATAGTTCCAGTCTCACCTCATAAGCAAATCGCTTGA